The Desulfobulbaceae bacterium genome contains a region encoding:
- a CDS encoding integration host factor subunit beta has product MNKKDLIIALQKKSNIPRWKASEVVRVFFDEITRTLANGDRVEIRGLCSFYMKEYQGYIGRNPKTSEKVQIAGKKLPFFKCGKELKERVDYKKNK; this is encoded by the coding sequence TTGAATAAAAAAGATCTCATTATTGCGCTACAGAAAAAATCCAACATCCCCAGATGGAAAGCATCTGAAGTCGTGAGAGTCTTTTTTGACGAGATAACCCGTACCCTGGCAAACGGTGATCGGGTAGAGATAAGGGGCCTTTGCTCCTTCTACATGAAAGAATATCAGGGCTATATTGGCAGAAACCCCAAAACCAGTGAAAAAGTACAGATTGCAGGTAAAAAGCTTCCCTTTTTTAAATGCGGGAAGGAGCTTAAAGAGCGGGTAGACTATAAGAAGAATAAATGA